A window from Streptomyces subrutilus encodes these proteins:
- a CDS encoding NUDIX hydrolase, with protein MNLSEQTVYKNRWFDVNLADVELPDGRHLDHFVIRLRPVAVATAVNEANEVLLLWRHRFITDSWGWELPAGVVEDGESVETAAAREMEEESGWRPGPLHHLMTVEPSNGLTDARHHLYWADGATYTGHPEDDFESSRREWVPLTLVPDLIARGEVPAANMAAGLLLLHHLRLGQPYG; from the coding sequence ATGAACCTGAGTGAGCAGACCGTGTACAAGAACCGCTGGTTCGATGTGAACCTCGCCGATGTCGAACTCCCCGACGGCCGGCACTTGGACCACTTCGTGATCCGGCTGCGCCCGGTGGCCGTCGCCACGGCCGTCAACGAGGCCAACGAGGTGCTGCTGCTGTGGCGGCACCGCTTCATCACCGACAGCTGGGGCTGGGAACTGCCCGCCGGGGTCGTCGAGGACGGCGAGTCCGTCGAGACGGCGGCCGCGCGGGAGATGGAGGAGGAGTCGGGCTGGCGGCCCGGACCGTTGCACCACCTGATGACCGTGGAGCCGTCCAACGGGCTGACCGACGCCCGCCACCACCTCTACTGGGCGGACGGGGCGACCTACACGGGCCATCCCGAGGACGACTTCGAGTCCTCGCGCAGGGAGTGGGTGCCGCTCACCCTCGTCCCGGACCTGATCGCGCGCGGGGAGGTCCCGGCCGCCAACATGGCGGCCGGGCTCCTCCTGCTGCACCACCTGCGGCTGGGTCAGCCGTACGGGTAG
- a CDS encoding 3-hydroxybutyryl-CoA dehydrogenase, giving the protein MSSERHDVTDLSTLPTDIARVGVVGCGQMGAGIAEVCARSGLEVMVAETTGEALEIGRTRLHNSLMKAAERGKISEEERDATLARLTFTTDLGEFADRDLVIEAVVENEQVKTEIFQVLDQVITRPDAILASNTSSIPLVKLAVATSRPDQVIGIHFFNPAPVQQLVELIPALTTGEETVKRAEALVRDVLGKHAIRAQDRSGFVVNALLIPYLLSAIRMFESGIASREDIDNGMELGCAHPMGPLKLADLIGLDTVASVADSMYAEFKEPLYAAPPLLQRMVDAGRLGRKTGSGFYPYG; this is encoded by the coding sequence ATGAGCAGCGAAAGGCACGATGTGACGGACCTCTCTACCCTCCCGACCGACATCGCTCGCGTCGGCGTAGTGGGCTGCGGCCAGATGGGCGCGGGCATCGCGGAGGTGTGCGCCCGCAGCGGTCTTGAGGTGATGGTCGCCGAGACCACCGGCGAGGCCCTGGAGATCGGGCGCACCCGGCTGCACAACTCCCTGATGAAGGCCGCCGAACGCGGCAAGATCAGCGAAGAGGAACGGGACGCCACCCTGGCCCGCCTCACCTTCACCACCGACCTCGGCGAGTTCGCCGACCGCGACCTCGTCATCGAGGCCGTCGTCGAGAACGAGCAGGTCAAGACGGAGATCTTCCAGGTCCTCGACCAGGTGATCACCCGGCCGGACGCGATCCTCGCGTCCAACACCTCCTCGATCCCGCTGGTCAAGCTGGCCGTGGCCACCTCGCGGCCCGACCAGGTCATCGGCATCCACTTCTTCAACCCGGCCCCGGTGCAGCAGCTCGTCGAGCTGATCCCCGCGCTGACCACGGGCGAGGAGACCGTCAAGCGCGCCGAGGCCCTGGTGCGGGACGTGCTGGGCAAGCACGCGATCCGCGCCCAGGACCGTTCCGGCTTCGTGGTCAACGCGCTGCTCATCCCGTACCTGCTGTCCGCGATCCGGATGTTCGAGTCGGGCATCGCGAGCCGCGAGGACATCGACAACGGCATGGAGCTGGGCTGCGCCCACCCGATGGGCCCGCTGAAGCTGGCGGACCTGATCGGCCTGGACACCGTGGCCTCGGTGGCGGACTCCATGTACGCCGAATTCAAGGAGCCGCTGTACGCCGCTCCCCCGCTGCTCCAGCGGATGGTCGACGCGGGCCGCCTCGGCCGCAAGACCGGTTCGGGCTTCTACCCGTACGGCTGA